The Chanodichthys erythropterus isolate Z2021 chromosome 1, ASM2448905v1, whole genome shotgun sequence genome segment gttaaagcataagagacttctttaaaaaaacagctcatatttttgaacagtagtgtatgttgTAGTATTTGAATAGaccatcatattttttttcatctgtCTTTGTTCTTATTAATATGATCAGTGTAGAATAAGCATAtaaatttgtaaaaatgtttgtttagcAATTAAAAGTAAATGAGAGATCACTCGTCCTACCTATTGAGAAATACAAGTCAAGTTTTCAAAGTATGCTGAACTACTGCAAGTAATTTGTCGATGATGTCATGGTTGTGCAATCTCGAGTGCATATCTCACCGGTAATGTAAGACTTCTTTGGAATGCAACAAATATCAATTCATAAGACACTTGTGAAATGTTAAAGAGTTGCACATGTTGATCCAACTTGTCAGCTAGTTTTTGAATGATTAATCATGTGTTTGCTGCGTTTAGCTTCAATGCaataaataaaaccttttttttttttctcttcattcAGAAAAAAGCACAAGAAGGTGAAAAGCACATAAAGGACATCAAACTTCAAGATGCAAGTGGTAAGTGCTTTCTCCCAATAATGTCATGTGAACATGTGCATGATGGATGTACCACGGTTATTATCTATTGATGTGTGCTTTTCATGCGTATGATTGAGTGCCTTTTGAATGTCCCATGATCCCATTGTGAAGTGTGTTGTTCTTGGCAGAGCACAGGCTTTGGTAGTGCTGATGTTGGGTTGCAGGGACCTGTTAATATTATTGTGTTGCTGGCCGTAGGCAATCCTGGCTTGCGCTCATGGAGACATTGTTTCAGATGTACCATTGAGTAGGGCTGCTTGATTATTGCAAAAATCATGATTATTTTGGTCAATATTGAAATCATGATTATTGGGTGATATGATCAAAGTCTTATTTCATGATGCATGTCATTTTGAAATTTCACAATTATGGATACTTCAGCAGAAACGAAATCTAGCTTAACTAATGTAAGTTTAAGGTCCTCAAAACAGTCACAGAAGATAAGTAAACCGTCAGCAATACaataagaacaaagaaacaaattacaaacaaaaccGTGCGTTAGGTTTTTCAGGAAGATGCACTAACCGTGGTATTCAGATAGCCAACAAAAGAAACTGAAttaagtaatcaaatgtaaaataacactgctgtaTAAGGTTCATTGAAAAATAAGGtttataaaagtgtaaaaaaaacataatggagaagttttattaagtgttaacaatgagattgtggtttttataatcaattaacgctgctttttaaaaaaaaaaaaaaaaattcaagatggacaaaaatttgtcaccaaaaaagtcattctgtttaaccaaaatttcagttttacgtAATGgcacttttggttatactgattgatgatattttcaaacaatgcgaGCTAGCTACTTAGCTTTTTAGCTAGctaacaaaaggacaatcaaacattttatatttagtacaagtttttaaaatattattacattttccaggctttatagcggttgtaccgaatgacctgatgtttcgggacatgcgtatgagcaagtgaaaacatgaatttttcagaGAGAGTTAGTTGCTTTGCTTCACGACCAtctggtcctttgcaggtgtctgaatgatttcacatcctgtcacatgatattgaccgcatgacttgttCCAAAATgattactccaaatgacatcaatgaaattaatttttccggacattctttctcataacaaagcaacaacttctacacacaattttaataccattttgcactatgttgttatatgatgttataaaatcatgccagaataaaaaaaaaaaataaatttattacatttttaagatattttaatcacaaatgaaattactgtattggactttggacggttaaactgTCTTTTGTCTTTTGATTGACATTAATGACTGCAGCAGATTTAttataggctgctgtcactttaagagctgcacggatccaatatactgttacacatgcgttttctttctcaactgtttacaatcacttaagacataaccgactgtgtttacgaGGATACTCTGCAAAACGGCATTTTGGGATTTTTGTGTGTGAGGAACAAAGAATTATCTTGTTTTCATTATCGTTGGAAGCCGAAATCAAAAAGTCAATTACGATTAATTGTTCTCCCCTAGGTATAAACTCTTCTGAGGAGCAACGCTCTGGTTTGGAGAATCAGTTGGAGATTTACGAGTGGCAGCTAAAGATACTACATGCAGTTTTGACAGCTTCAGGAGACCAGGAGAGAGAGCAGCTCCTCAAGGACCATCCTGGAGACATCTGCACTTTAGTCCACAGCATTACAGAGAAGGTATGATGCAAAATCTCTTCATATTGAAAGCCTTTTCTTTTTGTCTTGTGAATATAACTCATAGCAAGTACATGTAGCTTCATGTAGCCATTCAAGAAAGGCTAGTATTCTGATCCCAGATTATGTCAGCAGCTTATACATTATGGAGCTGTCAGCAGCAATAAACAAGACATGCTTTTCCATTACAGCATAATTGAGAGCATGGCCGTTTCTGTGCACTGTTGTTCTGATTGTCTGTACAGGGTTTGGGAATGTGTGCTGTGTACATCTGTCCTTGAGCTAACCTCTGACCAACAAAGCTAAACCTGTTTGCAGGGAGGGATGTTATTCATTGGCCTATAAAGAGACTGGCTTGTGTGTTTAAATGCCATAGAACGCTGCTTGCTTTAACAAGAGAGAACAAAAGatggcatgttttttttttttaccttttaccAAGAGTTTATTTGTAGTCTAAAACTTTGGAgacttatttattatataaacatatatatatcactgttaaaggtgccctagaatcaaaaattgaatttatcttggcatagatgaataacaagagttcagtacatggaaatgacatacagtgagtttcaaactccattgtttcctcctccttatataaatcgaatttatttaaaagacctcagaagaacaggcgaatctcaacataacaccgactgtgacgccacagtcgggatcatttatatgtacgcccccaatatttgcatatgccagcccatgttcaaggcattacacaagggcagccagtattaacatctggatctgtgcacagctgaatcatcagactaggtaagcaagcaagaacaatagcgaaaaatggcagatggagcaataataactgacatgatccatgatatcatgatatttttagtgatatttgtaaattgtctttctaaatgtttcgttagcatgttgctaatgtactgttaaatatggttaaaattcccatcgtttattactgtattcacggagacaagagagccgtcgatattttcatttttaaacacttgcagtctgtataattcataaacacaagttTTACACacaaacagtgtgtaatgttagctttagctacggagcaccatcaaactcattcagaatcaaatgtaaacatccaaatactgtactcacatgatccaacgcatacatgcagtatgcatgacgaacatcttgtaaagatccatttgaaggttatattagctgtgtgaactttgtttatgcactgtattatagtcgagagcttgtgGGGGGGCatggagcgcgagatttaaaggggccgcagcctgaatcggtgcatagttaatgatgccccaaaataggcagttaaaaaaattcataaaaaaaaaatctatggggtattttgagctgaaacttcacagacacattcaggggacaccttagacttatattacatcttgtgaaagaatgttctagggcacctttaaactagtTGAgttaaacacatacacacagaaatGTACTTGGCTATTTaaatggggacattccatagattTCTACTGTTTTGTTACGATACTATACtatgcacattcccaaatttctatatatcctaattattgttaatatgtaattattCCCAGGTGCTcgttgcttctaccttcagttaaactgctaagtGATTGTAATttaaattgcctaaattattacattattagctaactgcattctctaaattgtaatgttgacatgcattctctgtaaagctgctttgaaacgatatgcatcgtgaaaagcgctacacaaataaatgtgaattaaattgaattgaacTATAATATAATCAAACCCACACATTAACAGAAAACTCTCtgcattttcataatttaatgtgccccaattattttaatttaaaagttcCTAATTATGTTTTGGAGGTCTCTCCTActataggtttacatgcattggtttacattttaattttctcataatatccaTTGCAGCATctcctcttttctcacagtgtctgaaaccGTTCAATaaaggattcagtctctctaaactccTCCTTTCCAAGAGtttactctgctctgattggtctagTGGCTCAGTGTGTTTtgattggtctaccgcttaCAGCACGTATCAGAAATGAAAAGCCCATTACCAAATTTGAATTTCAGCTCCTCGTCACTTGTACACAGTGATATGAACAGTAACGATGGAAACGCTGTGCAGAAAACGCCGTCTTCtcaaccaaactcttccagccttagctacaactacagtgtttgagggcgggtcaaAGCAGATGTTGTTCACAGGCAGCCAGTGAagaggctggcattatgcaaatttataAATGTAGGTTTTtgcaggaagtgagactgattctgaactgcctaaAACAATTAGTCAGTAATTCCAGTTCTTTGTTTTAGGAGACAAAAACTCCATTCgtctgcactttgatctttgaaactttgcagaccttttacattcacaaacggctatattacacactacatgaaagctaaaatctgaagaagaaaaaaacataataggggcacttataattttttattatatttttttacaaatgaaCACATCCCCAAAAGGAGGTTTTGTCAGATTTAGCATAATTTTGACCGAGGTTTAAATAGCTGTGCTTAttaaaaatttagtttttaaggggtgaaatcaaattttccttgagcttttgatatataagcgATCATCATActttaagaatatcctgtaagttttagagctgtaaacttccttgttagtccactAAAAGtccataattttatttataaattttggatgtaaaaagcatactaacatcataagtgcaccccaggaaacattataaaactataaaacaacgcagttcatgacccctttaaaggtgccctagaaccagtttttacaagatgtaatataagtctaaggtgtcccctgaatgtgtctgtgaagtttcagctcaaaataccccatagatttttttttaattaatttttttaactgcctattttggggcatcattaactatgcaccgattcaggctgcggcccctttaaatcacgtgctccctgcccccaagctctcaactataatacagtgcataaacaaagttcacacagctaatataaccctcaaatggatctttacaagatgttcatcatgcatactgcatgtatgcgttggatcatgtgagtacagtatttggatgtttacatttgattctgaatgagtttgatagtgctccgtggctaaagctaacattacacactgttggagagatttataaagaatgaagttgagtttatgaattatacagactgcaagtgtctaaaaatgaaaatagcgacggctcttgtctctgtgaatacagtaagaaacgatggtaactttaaccacatttaacagtacattagcaacatgctaacaaaacatttaaaatatcatgttatcatggatcatgtcagttattgctccatctgccatttttcgctgttgtccttgcttgcttacctagtctgatgattcagctgtgcacagatccagacgttaatactggctgcccttgtgtaatgccttgaacatgggctggcatatgcaaatattgggggcgtacatattaatgatcccgactttTTCCGTACGATGTTGAGATTcgtctgttcttcggaggtcttttaaacaaattagttttatataagaaggaggaagcaatggagtttgagatgcactgtatgtcatttccatgtactgaactcttgttattcatctattccaaggtaaattcaatctttgattctagggcacctttcaATGTGATTGTTGTGTATAAGATAGACTGGTCCCTTCACTATCCATTCTAGCTCAATTTAGTtttgtaaatacatttttacttgggcatttttaataatcaatttttttttttttttttttttttttttttctacaaggTAATACGGTTTTCATAAGAAATCAGTCTGGTTTCCTTGAATTGGTAGTGTATGTGTGATATATTTAGATTTTggtcaatttatttattttaattcgcCTCTTTTGTAAAGGTaattaataactattattacatttttaattagatGGAGATGTTTGTATCATGTCTTGAATGGTTTTATTAGAAAATTTAATTAATGAACAAATTTTAAAAGACTTGTGGGAAAATTACAAATTGTAAAGTTTCTATCAAATGCCCAAATTAAACAGCTTGCTATTCTTTTTATGCTGttgtaagtatttttattgtatataattcttattattttattgaagTGTTCTTATTATGACTCTTTTAATTTATGCTACACTGAGTTTGCTATGACATGTCTTTTGTTAACAGGTAAAGACTGAGATAACCACAGATCTAAATGATCTCCATGAAAAACAGATGAGGAGCACCTTAGAACGTCATCAGAGCACAACAGAAGGTCAGAGCACAGCAGCTCTGTTAAACTAACAACTTCCATGTACTGacacaaatgcataaatgtgatGTACCAAGTCACACATCTACCAAGAGCGTAAATATAAACCTATTTAAATACTAATATTCAATAATTTACCTTTCAGAGCTACAGCGATTACACAATGAAGAGAAGAACGTTTTAAATGAGGCTCATGCAGCAGCTGAGAATGCTTTGAAGGTAAAGCATGTCTATTAGTAACATCACTTCTCTGATTTGACTTGATTCATTTGATTGAGAACTGATCTAATATAGTTCCCTAGTCAATCCATTCATGCCAGACTTGACTTTGAAGCGATTGGTCTGAACTTTCTATGAACTCAGGATCAGATTGAAGGGCTGATGGCAGAGCTGAAGCTATTCAACGAGTTAAAGCGCAAAGCGGAGGAGTCCACGCTCAAGAGAGACCTTCAGAGAAATATTGAGGTTTGTTAGGAGAATGGAGATTTATTGTCAAAGCATGCTTCAGATAGCTGTAGTGTTCAGCTTCGTCTGTATTTTCGTCCCAGACTCATGGCAGCCCTGGTGAATTCTGGGAGCAGGAGCAGGAGAGCCTGTTATTTGTCATTGAAATGAAGCATGAGCGTTTACAGGACCAGGGGAGCAAGCTGCTGCAGATGGAAACGCTGGTAACTTTTTATTGATATATCTAATTTGACCAGATTAGTGCTTGATTAATATGCATTTTTCAATAGCAGATTCTTGCATTTTCACATTTGGTCCactatctaaaaaaaaaaaaaaatgtttaggtttacCTTATTAAACAAATTGATGCAGAAAAAAGTGCATCAAGGTTTACACTGTTTTCCTGCTTGTTTAATACTGATTGTCAGGTGGAGAAGAATCTGTCATTAGAGGATCAGCTCCTGCATGCTCTCCAGCAGAGTGAGGACTACAGGGTCCGGATAGACAACTACCAGAGCCTCATACAGTACGTGTT includes the following:
- the ccdc69 gene encoding coiled-coil domain-containing protein 69, encoding MGCHNSKICGQVPRKKKKAQEGEKHIKDIKLQDASGINSSEEQRSGLENQLEIYEWQLKILHAVLTASGDQEREQLLKDHPGDICTLVHSITEKVKTEITTDLNDLHEKQMRSTLERHQSTTEELQRLHNEEKNVLNEAHAAAENALKDQIEGLMAELKLFNELKRKAEESTLKRDLQRNIETHGSPGEFWEQEQESLLFVIEMKHERLQDQGSKLLQMETLVEKNLSLEDQLLHALQQSEDYRVRIDNYQSLIQQLSKEQNELQEALEKQSLQNQKLSQEKEELLFKLIHRRDSCSSFHLPSVIPTEVLPS